One segment of Pseudomonas asgharzadehiana DNA contains the following:
- a CDS encoding iron-containing redox enzyme family protein, which produces MTLLTALSGQPASVHHSGYGEYQRVYQQLYDEVPDAGALAREFLQAQLAQVRHAANELPDEPQHLCAWVEQRCAVVAQAYAEYLEQRQQGRPRRYFRNKAHALYVLQRVAPTKQVDGAWLYGLLHHWQDQRFDGLITTYLEELGDGEAAQNHVVIYRKLLSEHDADSDAGLEDEHYVQGALQMALGLCAEEFLPEVIGYNLGYEQLPLHLLISAYELSELGIDPYYFTLHVTIDNASSGHACKAAQSVLNLLPLGEGRAQFYQRVAQGYRLNDLGPGTTAVIERFNLHDEVVAMLERKRTFGQHMHSDYCRFEGKTVNQWLTTPGQIPGFLQALQDKGWIRLNQDPADSRFWQLIEGAGAAMFGVFSGYEKQLLHDWIAGEWASDQRVPPARPGRGSPFSREQQRPTDPDTQALVNALYNLTDEQQLQALIPWLSARRHCTPAGLYATRRFIQLRTRLR; this is translated from the coding sequence ATGACGCTACTAACGGCGCTGTCGGGCCAGCCGGCCTCTGTGCATCACTCGGGCTACGGTGAGTATCAGCGAGTCTATCAACAGCTGTATGACGAAGTGCCGGACGCCGGCGCGCTGGCGCGCGAGTTTCTGCAAGCGCAGTTGGCGCAGGTTCGGCACGCGGCCAACGAGCTGCCCGACGAACCGCAGCATTTGTGTGCCTGGGTCGAACAGCGCTGCGCCGTCGTCGCCCAGGCCTACGCCGAGTACCTTGAACAACGCCAGCAAGGCCGACCACGTCGTTACTTTCGCAACAAAGCCCATGCGCTGTATGTGCTGCAACGCGTGGCCCCGACCAAACAGGTGGATGGCGCCTGGCTGTACGGTTTACTGCACCACTGGCAAGACCAGCGTTTCGACGGCCTGATCACCACCTATCTCGAAGAGTTGGGCGACGGTGAGGCCGCGCAGAATCATGTGGTGATCTACCGCAAGTTGCTCAGCGAACACGATGCTGACAGCGATGCCGGCCTTGAGGATGAGCACTATGTGCAAGGCGCCCTGCAAATGGCCTTGGGCCTGTGCGCCGAAGAGTTCTTGCCGGAGGTGATCGGCTACAACCTGGGCTACGAACAGCTGCCGCTGCACCTGTTGATCAGCGCGTATGAACTGAGTGAGTTGGGCATCGACCCTTATTACTTCACGCTTCACGTGACCATCGACAATGCCAGCAGCGGCCACGCCTGCAAGGCGGCGCAGTCGGTGCTGAACCTGCTGCCGCTGGGCGAGGGCAGGGCGCAGTTCTATCAGCGTGTGGCCCAGGGCTACCGTCTCAACGATCTCGGGCCGGGCACCACGGCCGTGATCGAGCGTTTCAACCTGCACGACGAAGTGGTGGCGATGCTCGAACGCAAGCGCACTTTCGGCCAGCACATGCATTCGGACTATTGCCGCTTCGAAGGCAAGACCGTCAATCAGTGGCTGACCACGCCGGGGCAAATCCCCGGGTTTCTCCAGGCCCTGCAAGACAAGGGCTGGATCCGACTGAACCAGGACCCCGCCGACAGCCGTTTCTGGCAGTTGATCGAGGGCGCCGGCGCGGCGATGTTCGGCGTGTTCAGCGGCTATGAAAAACAACTGCTGCACGATTGGATTGCCGGGGAGTGGGCCAGCGACCAACGCGTGCCACCCGCCAGGCCTGGACGCGGCAGCCCGTTTTCCCGCGAGCAACAGCGCCCCACCGACCCGGACACCCAGGCCTTGGTGAACGCGCTGTACAACCTGACCGACGAGCAGCAGCTGCAGGCGCTGATCCCGTGGCTGTCCGCCCGCCGTCATTGCACCCCGGCCGGTCTGTACGCCACCCGCCGTTTTATCCAGCTGCGCACGCGTCTACGCTAA
- a CDS encoding ABC transporter substrate-binding protein gives MLNKNNKLRHSISLAAVLALSGLSATAWADAYEDAAKKWIGSEFKPSTLTEAQQLEELKWFIKASEPFRGMKINVVSETLTTHEYESKVLAKAFTEITGIKLTHDLLQEGDVVEKLQTQMQSDKNIYDGWVNDSDLIGTHFRYGKTESITDLMANEGKDFTSPTLDLKDFIGLSFTTAPDGKIYQLPDQQFANLYWFRADWFERPELKAKFKAKYGYDLGVPVNWSAYEDIAKFFTEDVKEIDGKRIYGHMDYGKKDPSLGWRFTDAWFSMAGGGDKGLPNGLPVDEWGIRVEDCHPVGSSVTRGGDTNGPAAVFATQKYVDWMKAYAPPEAAGMTFSESGPVPSQGNIAQQIFWYTAFTADMTKAGLPVVNADGTPKWRMAPSPVGPYWEKGMKKGYQDVGSWTFLKSTPEKQKLAAWLYAQFVTSKTVSLKKTIVGLTPIRESDINSQAMTDMAPKLGGLVEFYRSPARVEWTPTGTNVPDYPRLAQLWWSNIAAAASGEKTPQQALDNLAKEQDAIMTRLERSKVQPVCGPKMNPERDAQYWFDQPGAPKPKLANEKPKGETVTYSDLLKSWEAARK, from the coding sequence ATGTTGAATAAAAACAATAAGCTGCGACATAGCATTTCATTGGCCGCCGTACTGGCCCTCAGCGGTTTGAGCGCCACGGCATGGGCCGATGCGTATGAAGATGCCGCGAAAAAATGGATCGGCAGCGAGTTCAAACCGTCCACTCTCACCGAAGCCCAACAGCTCGAAGAGTTGAAATGGTTTATCAAAGCGTCGGAACCGTTCCGTGGGATGAAGATCAACGTGGTGTCGGAAACCCTCACCACCCACGAGTACGAATCCAAGGTGCTGGCCAAGGCCTTCACGGAAATCACCGGGATCAAGCTGACCCACGACCTGCTGCAGGAAGGCGACGTGGTGGAAAAGCTGCAAACCCAAATGCAGTCCGACAAAAATATCTATGACGGCTGGGTCAACGACTCGGACCTGATCGGCACGCACTTTCGCTACGGCAAGACCGAATCCATCACCGACCTGATGGCTAACGAAGGCAAAGACTTCACCTCGCCGACCCTCGACCTCAAGGACTTTATCGGCCTGTCGTTCACCACCGCGCCGGACGGCAAGATCTACCAGTTGCCCGACCAGCAGTTCGCCAACCTCTACTGGTTTCGCGCCGACTGGTTCGAGCGTCCGGAGCTCAAAGCCAAGTTCAAGGCAAAGTACGGCTACGACCTCGGCGTGCCGGTGAACTGGTCGGCCTATGAAGACATCGCCAAGTTCTTCACCGAAGACGTCAAGGAAATCGACGGCAAGCGTATCTACGGGCACATGGACTACGGCAAGAAAGACCCGTCCCTGGGCTGGCGCTTCACCGATGCGTGGTTCTCCATGGCCGGTGGCGGCGACAAGGGGTTGCCCAACGGCCTGCCGGTGGACGAGTGGGGCATCCGCGTGGAGGACTGCCACCCGGTGGGCTCCAGCGTCACCCGCGGCGGCGACACCAACGGCCCGGCCGCTGTATTTGCCACGCAAAAATACGTGGATTGGATGAAAGCCTACGCGCCACCGGAAGCGGCGGGCATGACCTTCTCCGAATCCGGCCCGGTGCCGTCCCAGGGCAATATCGCCCAGCAGATCTTCTGGTACACCGCGTTTACCGCCGACATGACCAAAGCAGGCCTGCCGGTGGTGAACGCCGACGGCACGCCGAAATGGCGCATGGCACCATCGCCTGTCGGACCTTACTGGGAAAAGGGCATGAAGAAGGGCTATCAGGACGTAGGCTCCTGGACCTTCCTCAAGTCGACGCCGGAAAAACAGAAACTCGCGGCTTGGCTGTATGCGCAGTTCGTGACCTCCAAAACCGTGTCGCTGAAGAAAACCATCGTCGGCCTGACGCCGATTCGTGAGTCCGACATCAATTCCCAAGCCATGACCGACATGGCGCCCAAACTCGGCGGCCTGGTGGAGTTCTACCGCAGCCCGGCACGGGTGGAATGGACCCCGACCGGCACCAACGTGCCGGACTACCCGCGCCTGGCGCAACTGTGGTGGAGCAATATCGCCGCCGCCGCCAGCGGCGAAAAAACCCCGCAACAGGCGCTGGACAACCTGGCCAAGGAACAGGACGCGATCATGACGCGCCTGGAACGCTCCAAGGTGCAACCGGTGTGTGGCCCGAAAATGAACCCCGAGCGTGACGCGCAATACTGGTTCGACCAACCGGGTGCGCCGAAGCCGAAACTGGCCAACGAGAAGCCTAAAGGCGAGACGGTGACCTACAGCGACCTGCTCAAATCGTGGGAGGCGGCGCGTAAGTAA
- the tnpB gene encoding IS66 family insertion sequence element accessory protein TnpB (TnpB, as the term is used for proteins encoded by IS66 family insertion elements, is considered an accessory protein, since TnpC, encoded by a neighboring gene, is a DDE family transposase.) — translation MIRVDSIWLATEPMDMRAGTETALARVVAVFGAAKPHCAYLFANRRANRMKVLVHDGVGIWLAARRLNQGRFFWPGVRHGSEVELDAEQLQALVLGLPWQRVGAGGIISML, via the coding sequence ATGATCCGCGTCGATTCCATCTGGCTCGCCACCGAGCCCATGGACATGCGCGCCGGCACTGAAACCGCGCTCGCACGAGTCGTGGCGGTGTTCGGTGCGGCGAAGCCGCACTGTGCCTATCTGTTCGCCAACCGCCGCGCCAATCGAATGAAAGTGCTGGTGCATGACGGCGTGGGGATTTGGCTTGCCGCCCGGCGTTTGAATCAAGGACGCTTCTTCTGGCCGGGTGTGCGACACGGCTCCGAAGTTGAGTTGGATGCCGAGCAACTTCAGGCCCTGGTGCTCGGTTTACCTTGGCAGCGCGTCGGTGCAGGCGGAATCATCTCGATGCTTTAA
- the tnpC gene encoding IS66 family transposase — protein MTLHPNLDQLNPEQLRALAAQLIQRVETMDKQITHHKSVNEKLAHEIALLKRFKFAKRSEQLSPDQASLLDDLIDTDIAAIEAELEALQPAPVEAKVRQQPKRAPLPPQFPRTLIHHEPDNSHCQCGCALKRIGEDASEKLDYTPGVFTVERHIRGKWACEQCETLIQAPVPAHVIDKGVPTAGLLAHIMVAKFADHLPLYRQEKIFGRAGLPIARSTLAQWVGQTGVQLQPLVEALREAVLAQRVVHADETPVQMLAPGEKKTHRAYVWAYCTTPFSALKAVVYDFSPSRAGEHARNFLGTWNGKLVCDGFAGYKAGFEGRITEIGCMAHARRKFFDLHVANKSQLAEQALHSIGGLYEVERKAKEMSDEDRWRLRQEMAIPIAEKLHEWMLAQRELVPEGSATAKALDYSLKRWVALTRYLNDGAVPIDNNRVENTIRPWALGRSNWLFAGSLRSGKRAAAIMSLIQSARMNGHDPFAYLKDVLTRLPTQRASAIDQLLPHQWAQGS, from the coding sequence ATGACTTTGCATCCAAATCTCGATCAATTAAACCCTGAACAACTGCGTGCCCTGGCGGCGCAGTTGATCCAGCGCGTCGAGACAATGGACAAGCAAATCACTCATCACAAGTCGGTCAACGAGAAACTGGCCCACGAGATCGCGCTGCTCAAACGCTTCAAGTTTGCCAAGCGCAGCGAGCAGTTGAGCCCGGATCAAGCCAGCCTGCTCGACGACTTGATCGATACGGATATCGCCGCTATCGAAGCCGAACTTGAGGCGCTGCAACCGGCACCTGTCGAAGCCAAAGTGCGCCAGCAACCCAAGCGCGCACCGCTGCCACCGCAGTTTCCTCGCACACTGATCCATCACGAACCGGACAACAGCCACTGCCAGTGCGGCTGCGCCCTCAAGCGCATCGGCGAAGACGCCAGCGAAAAGCTCGACTACACGCCCGGCGTATTCACCGTCGAGCGTCACATCCGTGGAAAGTGGGCCTGCGAGCAGTGTGAAACGCTAATCCAGGCGCCGGTACCGGCGCACGTCATCGACAAAGGCGTCCCGACCGCAGGCCTGCTGGCCCACATCATGGTGGCCAAGTTCGCCGACCATCTGCCGCTGTATCGCCAAGAGAAAATCTTCGGCCGCGCCGGGCTGCCCATCGCCCGTTCGACACTGGCGCAGTGGGTGGGTCAAACCGGCGTACAACTGCAACCGCTCGTGGAAGCACTGCGCGAGGCAGTGCTGGCCCAGCGAGTCGTCCATGCCGATGAAACACCCGTGCAGATGCTGGCACCGGGTGAAAAGAAAACGCACCGAGCGTATGTCTGGGCCTACTGCACGACACCATTCTCGGCACTGAAGGCGGTAGTCTACGACTTCAGCCCGAGCCGTGCTGGCGAACATGCGCGCAACTTCCTGGGCACTTGGAACGGCAAGCTGGTCTGCGATGGCTTCGCAGGCTACAAGGCCGGCTTCGAAGGGCGCATCACCGAAATCGGCTGCATGGCCCATGCTCGCCGCAAGTTCTTCGACCTGCATGTGGCGAACAAAAGCCAACTGGCCGAACAGGCGCTGCACTCAATCGGCGGCCTATACGAGGTTGAACGAAAGGCCAAAGAGATGAGCGATGAAGATCGCTGGCGATTACGTCAAGAAATGGCGATTCCTATCGCGGAGAAGTTGCATGAGTGGATGCTGGCTCAGCGCGAACTTGTGCCCGAGGGCTCGGCCACAGCCAAGGCTCTGGATTACAGCCTGAAACGCTGGGTAGCGCTGACGCGCTACCTCAATGATGGTGCTGTGCCCATCGACAACAATCGGGTCGAAAATACGATCCGGCCTTGGGCCCTTGGCCGTTCGAATTGGCTCTTCGCCGGATCACTGCGCAGCGGTAAACGAGCGGCGGCAATTATGAGCTTGATTCAATCGGCACGCATGAATGGGCATGATCCGTTCGCGTATCTCAAGGATGTACTGACGCGGTTGCCGACACAGAGGGCCAGTGCAATTGACCAATTACTACCGCATCAATGGGCACAGGGCTCCTAA
- a CDS encoding carbohydrate ABC transporter permease produces MSKRKVVPLLIYILFLLVPIYWLLNMSFKSNTEILGGLTLFPQDFTLANYKVIFTDPSWYTGYLNSLYYVSLNTVISLTVALPAAYAFSRYRFLGDKHLFFWLLTNRMAPPAVFLLPFFQLYSSIGLFDTHIAVALAHCLFNVPLAVWILEGFMSGVPKEIDETAYIDGYSFPKFFVKIFIPLIGSGIGVTAFFCFMFSWVELLLARTLTSVNAKPIAAVMTRTVSASGIDWGVLAAAGVLTILPGMLVIWFVRNHVAKGFALGRV; encoded by the coding sequence ATGAGTAAGCGCAAAGTCGTACCGCTGCTGATCTACATCCTGTTCCTGCTGGTGCCGATCTACTGGCTGCTGAACATGTCCTTCAAGAGCAACACCGAAATCCTCGGCGGGCTGACACTGTTTCCGCAGGATTTCACCCTGGCCAACTACAAGGTGATCTTCACCGACCCGAGCTGGTACACCGGCTACCTCAACTCGCTGTACTACGTGAGCCTGAACACGGTGATCTCCCTGACCGTGGCGCTGCCGGCAGCCTATGCCTTCTCGCGCTACCGCTTCCTGGGCGACAAGCACCTGTTCTTCTGGCTGTTGACCAACCGCATGGCGCCGCCGGCGGTGTTCTTGCTGCCGTTCTTCCAGTTGTATTCGTCCATCGGCCTGTTCGATACCCATATCGCGGTGGCCCTGGCGCATTGCCTGTTCAATGTGCCGTTGGCGGTGTGGATTCTGGAAGGTTTCATGTCTGGCGTGCCCAAGGAAATCGACGAAACCGCCTACATTGACGGCTACTCGTTTCCCAAGTTTTTCGTGAAGATTTTCATCCCGTTGATCGGCTCCGGCATCGGCGTCACCGCGTTTTTCTGCTTCATGTTTTCCTGGGTCGAGCTGCTGCTGGCGCGCACGCTGACCTCGGTCAACGCCAAGCCCATCGCGGCGGTCATGACGCGCACGGTGTCGGCATCGGGGATCGATTGGGGCGTGCTGGCGGCGGCGGGGGTGTTGACCATCCTGCCCGGCATGCTGGTGATCTGGTTTGTTCGCAACCACGTGGCCAAGGGCTTTGCCCTGGGCCGGGTCTGA
- a CDS encoding DUF2160 domain-containing protein, giving the protein MEWMAWTTPTALFFGGIALILAGMTTWELRSPSIPRRGFLPISTTRGDRLFIGLLGSAYLHLLVIGVTDWSIWVASALSLVWLLSVMRWG; this is encoded by the coding sequence ATGGAATGGATGGCCTGGACCACCCCCACTGCACTGTTCTTTGGCGGCATCGCGCTGATTCTGGCGGGCATGACCACCTGGGAACTGCGTTCGCCGAGCATCCCTCGGCGTGGGTTTCTACCGATCAGCACCACCCGTGGTGATCGCCTGTTTATCGGTCTTCTCGGCAGCGCCTACCTGCATTTGCTGGTTATCGGCGTTACCGACTGGAGCATCTGGGTGGCGTCCGCGCTGTCCCTGGTATGGCTGTTGAGCGTGATGCGTTGGGGCTAA
- a CDS encoding bifunctional transcriptional activator/DNA repair enzyme AdaA, producing the protein MRSYNHALPPRSEMVNAMLCSDTAYEGVFFTAVKTTGIFCRPTCSARKPKPENVEFFSQANEAMAAGYRPCLRCKPLDLAACAPDWVKALLASVSASPDARWSDADLTTRGIDPLRLRRWFKQNFGMTFHAWIRSRRLGVALGRISSGETLDNTAFDLGYESLSGFRDAFKKTFQMPPGKAAETSLLLYRHLTTPLGPMIAMAEERGLVLLEFLDRPALTAELNELRGRHGYSIAPGEHVYIKQIEVQLKLYFDGKLKRFSVPLYMPGSSFDRLVWAELLKIDYGTISSYGAIARGIGKPGASQAVGNANGHNRLSIVVPCHRVIAANGALAGYGGGQPRKEFLLHLEKTALQMTQQNELLLS; encoded by the coding sequence ATGAGATCTTACAATCACGCTCTTCCGCCCAGAAGCGAGATGGTGAATGCGATGCTATGCAGTGATACCGCCTATGAGGGCGTTTTTTTCACTGCTGTCAAAACTACAGGTATTTTTTGCCGCCCTACATGTAGTGCACGTAAGCCAAAGCCCGAGAATGTAGAGTTTTTTTCGCAGGCTAACGAAGCGATGGCAGCAGGTTATCGGCCTTGCTTACGATGCAAGCCATTGGATCTCGCAGCTTGCGCGCCAGATTGGGTCAAGGCGCTACTGGCCTCTGTATCTGCATCACCTGACGCTCGCTGGAGTGATGCTGACCTAACTACGCGTGGTATCGATCCGTTACGCTTACGCAGGTGGTTCAAACAAAATTTTGGCATGACTTTTCATGCATGGATCCGTTCTAGAAGGCTCGGTGTTGCCCTAGGCCGGATTTCTTCGGGCGAAACGCTGGATAACACCGCATTTGACTTAGGGTACGAGTCATTGAGTGGCTTTAGAGATGCTTTCAAAAAAACATTTCAGATGCCCCCTGGTAAGGCAGCTGAAACGTCGCTCCTGCTATATCGCCATTTGACTACACCGTTGGGCCCAATGATCGCCATGGCAGAGGAGCGAGGTTTGGTACTCCTCGAATTTCTTGACCGCCCGGCCCTAACCGCTGAATTAAACGAACTGCGTGGGCGTCATGGGTATTCAATCGCACCGGGTGAGCATGTCTACATCAAGCAGATCGAAGTTCAATTAAAACTTTATTTTGATGGAAAGCTAAAAAGGTTTTCAGTACCGCTCTATATGCCAGGCAGCTCTTTTGACAGGCTTGTGTGGGCAGAGCTTCTAAAAATCGACTATGGAACTATTTCAAGCTACGGTGCCATCGCTAGGGGCATCGGTAAGCCAGGTGCAAGCCAAGCAGTGGGCAATGCAAATGGACACAATCGCTTATCCATTGTCGTCCCCTGTCACCGTGTCATAGCGGCAAATGGTGCACTCGCCGGATATGGCGGAGGACAGCCCCGGAAAGAGTTTTTACTGCATTTGGAAAAAACTGCTTTGCAGATGACTCAACAAAACGAACTCCTGTTGAGTTAG
- a CDS encoding carbohydrate ABC transporter permease, whose translation MNKVQNNKAWWLVLPVFLLVAFSAVIPMMTVVNYSVQDIFDQSSRYFVGADWYKQVLLDPRLHDSLLRQFIYSACVLLIEIPLGIAIALTMPTKGRWSSLVLIVLAIPLLIPWNVVGTIWQIFGRADIGLLGYSLNALGISYNYAANTMDAWVTVLVMDVWHWTSLVALLCYSGLRAIPDVYYQAARIDRASAWAVFRHIQLPKMKSVLLIAVMLRFMDSFMIYTEPFVLTGGGPGNATTFLSQTLTQMAVGQFDLGPAAAFSLVYFLIILLVSWLFYTAMTHSDANR comes from the coding sequence ATGAACAAGGTGCAGAACAACAAGGCCTGGTGGCTGGTATTGCCGGTATTCCTGCTGGTGGCATTCAGCGCGGTGATCCCGATGATGACCGTGGTCAACTACTCGGTGCAGGACATCTTCGACCAGTCCAGCCGCTACTTCGTCGGTGCCGACTGGTACAAACAGGTGCTGCTCGACCCGCGCCTGCATGACTCGCTGCTGCGCCAGTTCATCTACTCGGCGTGCGTGCTGTTGATCGAAATACCGCTGGGCATCGCCATCGCCCTGACCATGCCCACCAAGGGCCGCTGGTCGTCGTTGGTGCTGATCGTGCTGGCAATTCCGCTGCTGATCCCGTGGAACGTGGTGGGCACCATCTGGCAGATCTTCGGCCGTGCCGATATCGGCCTGCTGGGTTACAGCCTCAACGCCCTGGGCATCAGCTACAACTATGCGGCCAACACCATGGACGCCTGGGTCACCGTGCTGGTGATGGACGTGTGGCACTGGACCTCATTGGTGGCGCTGCTCTGCTACTCGGGCTTGCGCGCCATTCCGGACGTGTACTACCAGGCCGCGCGGATTGATCGGGCCTCCGCCTGGGCGGTGTTCCGACATATCCAACTGCCGAAGATGAAGAGCGTGTTGCTGATCGCGGTGATGCTGCGCTTTATGGACAGCTTCATGATCTACACCGAGCCGTTCGTCCTTACCGGCGGCGGGCCGGGGAACGCCACTACGTTCCTGAGCCAGACATTGACCCAGATGGCCGTAGGCCAATTCGACCTGGGCCCGGCGGCGGCGTTTTCCCTGGTGTACTTCCTGATCATCCTGTTGGTGTCCTGGCTGTTCTACACCGCCATGACCCACTCCGACGCCAACCGCTGA
- a CDS encoding aromatic alcohol reductase, with product MTEVTQLSPQSILVLGAGELGLPVLRNLARVAKRAPGSTISVLLRDSTINTQVPEKKVEIDELRDLGIQMVAADLVNNSIDQLAEVFARFDTVIGCAGMVAGRETPMKLATAALKSGVKRYFPWQFGVDFEVIGRGSPQDLFDAQLDVRELLRAQDKTEWVIISTGMFTSFLFEPVFEVVDFENDTVNALGSLETSVTLTTPEDIGALTAEIVFFEPRFRDQIVYLSGDTVTYGEVASLLERVLGRPFKRNVWTVPYLLQELERDPTHHIKKYRAVFAQGRGVAWPKAGTFNAQQSTQVTTAEEWARANLATSSA from the coding sequence ATGACCGAAGTGACCCAGCTTTCCCCCCAATCCATTCTCGTTCTAGGCGCCGGTGAGCTTGGGCTGCCGGTTCTGCGCAATCTTGCGCGAGTAGCAAAGCGCGCGCCCGGCTCCACAATCAGCGTCCTGCTCAGGGATTCGACCATCAACACTCAGGTGCCCGAGAAAAAGGTCGAAATCGATGAGCTTCGAGATCTTGGCATCCAGATGGTGGCCGCAGATCTCGTGAATAATTCAATCGATCAGTTGGCTGAAGTGTTCGCACGGTTCGATACCGTAATAGGCTGCGCAGGCATGGTTGCAGGCCGGGAAACCCCGATGAAGCTGGCTACAGCAGCTCTCAAGTCCGGTGTGAAGCGCTACTTTCCTTGGCAGTTTGGTGTCGACTTCGAGGTAATCGGTCGGGGCAGTCCTCAAGATCTGTTCGATGCTCAGCTTGATGTACGCGAATTGCTTCGCGCCCAGGATAAAACTGAATGGGTAATCATCTCGACGGGTATGTTCACCAGCTTTCTATTCGAGCCAGTATTCGAGGTGGTTGACTTCGAAAACGATACCGTGAACGCGCTAGGCAGTCTTGAGACCAGCGTGACGCTCACGACTCCAGAAGACATTGGTGCGTTGACAGCGGAAATTGTTTTCTTCGAACCTCGCTTCCGCGATCAGATTGTGTACCTCTCGGGAGATACAGTGACGTACGGAGAGGTTGCGAGCCTCCTCGAACGTGTACTGGGTCGCCCGTTCAAACGTAACGTGTGGACTGTTCCGTACTTGCTCCAAGAATTGGAGAGAGACCCAACGCATCACATCAAGAAGTACCGCGCTGTGTTCGCCCAGGGCAGAGGCGTGGCCTGGCCTAAAGCAGGCACTTTCAACGCGCAGCAGTCGACTCAAGTCACGACCGCTGAGGAGTGGGCCCGTGCAAATCTGGCAACCTCATCAGCATAA
- the tnpA gene encoding IS66-like element accessory protein TnpA — MPQERRSYSKSFKAQVITECAHPDTSIANVALTHNLNANLVHKWIRVHAQKNLALQTAFIPVKTSPPVPMHQALPATIRIEVPHPKGVVVVSWPAENAAACSAFLRDLLR; from the coding sequence ATGCCACAAGAACGCCGTTCCTATTCCAAGTCCTTCAAGGCCCAGGTCATTACTGAGTGCGCCCATCCTGACACTTCAATTGCCAATGTCGCCTTGACCCACAACCTCAATGCAAACCTCGTCCATAAATGGATTCGGGTGCATGCGCAGAAAAACCTGGCACTGCAAACTGCCTTCATCCCGGTCAAGACTTCGCCGCCGGTGCCGATGCATCAGGCCCTTCCTGCCACGATCCGAATCGAAGTGCCGCATCCAAAAGGTGTAGTCGTGGTGAGTTGGCCAGCAGAAAATGCAGCGGCGTGTTCTGCTTTCCTACGAGACCTGCTGCGATGA
- a CDS encoding winged helix-turn-helix transcriptional regulator — protein MTDQEALSQAETICRTLREDDDGVRREVLAHAGSRWSLGILHALGVYGTMRHAEIKRQMTGVTQRMLTKTLRSMERDGLVVRREFGEIPPRVEYELTPLGMGLLIRMSPIWTWVVENVEDFRKARRIFDSQDDKKPAWQIPPSTPLDSDASD, from the coding sequence ATGACCGATCAGGAGGCTCTCAGCCAGGCAGAAACAATTTGCCGAACGCTTAGAGAAGACGATGATGGCGTCAGACGAGAAGTGCTTGCTCACGCAGGTAGCCGCTGGTCGTTAGGTATTCTGCATGCCCTGGGGGTTTACGGCACGATGCGCCATGCCGAAATAAAAAGGCAGATGACTGGGGTGACTCAGCGGATGTTAACCAAGACGCTACGCTCCATGGAGCGGGATGGGCTAGTGGTTCGGCGGGAGTTCGGTGAGATTCCGCCACGTGTCGAGTATGAGCTGACGCCGCTGGGTATGGGACTGTTGATCCGCATGTCACCTATCTGGACTTGGGTTGTCGAGAACGTTGAGGATTTCCGCAAGGCGCGGCGTATTTTCGACAGTCAGGATGACAAAAAACCCGCATGGCAAATACCTCCATCGACACCATTAGATTCAGACGCGTCGGACTGA